GCATCGCCAATATGTTTCTGATCCCGATGGCCATCATCATTAAAAATTTCTCGGCACCCGATTTCTGGACCGCCACGGGCGCAACCGCCGGGCAGTTCTCACACCTCACCATTAGCCAGTTTATCAACGACAACCTGATCCCGGTGACGCTCGGCAATATCATCGGCGGTGGTTTGCTGGTTGGACTGACTTACTGGGTCATTTATTTGCGAGATGGCGATCGCCGCTAATTCTCTTCACTGGATTTTGTCATCGCCTGATACGGCTGTACGGCGAGAAGACACAACGGATTTTACTTTAAAGGGTAGGTTTCTAATGACAGATCTCAATCAAAAGATGGCAGCAGCCTGGGAAGACTTCACACCGGGCGAGTGGCAGAACAGTGTCAATGTGCGTGACTTTATCCAAACGAATTATACCCCTTATGACGGTGACGAAGCGTTTCTCACCGGGGCAAGCGAAGCTACCACCAGCCTGTGGGATAAGGTGATGGAAGGTATCAAGCTGGAAAACCGCACCCACGCGCCGGTTGATTTCGATACCGATCTGGCTTCGACAATAACTTCGCACGAGGCGGGTTATATTAACCGCGAGTTGGAAAAAATCGTTGGCCTGCAAACCGATGCTCCGCTAAAGCGTGCTCTGATCCCCTTTGGCGGGATCAAAATGGTGGAAGGTTCATGTAAGGTATATGGCCGGGAACTGGACCCGTCGCTGAAAAAAGTCTTTTCTGAATACCGTAAGACTCATAACCAGGGCGTGTTCGATGTCTATACGCCGGATATCCTACGCTGCCGTAAATCCGGCGTGCTGACCGGCCTGCCGGACGCCTATGGCCGCGGCCGTATTATTGGCGACTACCGCCGCGTTGCGCTTTACGGCATCGATATGCTGATGAAAGACAAGTTCGCTCAGTTCACCTCGCTCCAGAACGATCTGGAAAACGGCATAGATCTGGAAGCTACCATTCGCCTGCGCGAAGAGATTGCAGACCAGCATCTTGCCCTGCGACAGATGAAGGAGATGGCGGCAAAATATGGCTGTGATATCTCCGGCCCGGCGACCACTGCACAGCAAGCGGTGCAGTGGACCTACTTCGGCTACCTGGCGGCGGTAAAATCACAGAACGGTGCGGCGATGTCGTTTGGCCGCGTATCCACTTTCCTTGATATTTATTTCGAACGCGATCTCAAAGCAGGCACGATCGATGAACGAGAAGCCCAAGAGCTGATCGACCATCTGGTGATGAAACTGCGGATGGTGCGTTTCCTGCGCACCCCGGAATATGATGAACTGTTCTCTGGAGACCCCATCTGGGCAACCGAATCACTGGCCGGTATGGGGGTTGATGGTCGTACTCTGGTAACCAAAAGCACCTTCCGTTTTCTGAATACGCTCTACACCATGGGGCCTTCGCCGGAACCCAACATGACCATACTGTGGTCGGAAAAACTGCCGCAGAAATTTAAACAGTACGCGGCAAAAGTCTCTATCGATACTTCTTCTCTGCAATACGAGAATGATGACCTGATGCGCCCGGACTTCAACAGCGATGACTATGCCATCGCCTGCTGCGTAAGCCCGATGATTATCGGTAAGCAGATGCAGTTCTTCGGCGCGCGCGCCAACCTGGCAAAAACCATGCTGTACGCCATCAACGGTGGCGTGGACGAGAAGCTCAAAATGCAGGTCGGGCCGAAAGAAGCTCCGATGATGGATGACGTGCTGGACTATGACAAAGTGATGGAGCGCATGGATCACTTTATGGACTGGCTGGCAAAACAGTATGTTACCGCGCTGAATATTATCCATTACATGCATGACAAGTACAGCTACGAAGCTGCACTTATGGCGCTGCACGATCGCGATGTCTATCGCACTATGGCCTGCGGGATTGCAGGACTGTCGGTCGCGGCCGACTCACTGTCTGCGATCAAATATGCCAGGGTTTCCACTATTCGTGATGAAGACGGTTTAGCGGTTGATTTCAACATCGAAGGTGAGTACCCACAGTTCGGTAACAATGATGCCCGCGTGGATGACATTGCCTGCGATCTCGTTGAACGTTTTATGAAGAAAATTCAAAAACTGCAGACTTACCGTAACGCCGTTCCGACACAATCCGTCCTGACCATTACTTCTAACGTGGTCTATGGTAAGAAAACCGGTAATACGCCTGACGGCCGACGTGCCGGAGCGCCTTTCGGACCTGGGGCAAACCCGATGCACGGCCGCGACCAGAAAGGTGCCGTTGCCTCCCTGACCTCGGTGGCAAAACTGCCGTTTGCCTATGCGAAGGACGGGATCTCTTACACCTTCTCTATTGTGCCAAACGCTCTGGGGAAAAATGACGATGTGCGCAAGGCCAATCTTGCCGGTTTAATGGACGGTTACTTCCACCATGAAGCCAGTATTGAGGGGGGCCAGCATCTCAATGTCAACGTGATGAACCGCGATATGCTGCTGGAAGCGATGGAAAACCCGGAAAAATACCCGCAGCTGACGATCCGTGTCTCTGGCTACGCCGTGCGCTTCAACTCCCTGACCAAAGAGCAACAGCAGGATGTGATCACTCGCACCTTTACGCAATCCCTGTAGGCGATTAGGGCTCCCATCGGGGAGCCCTATTGTACCAGCAGGTCGTTTTTCCGGTGGCCTGAATCAGACTACCGGCAAAACAGACTTAACGCGGCTAAAGAGCGTGTCACCTGGAGATACCATCGCCATGTCAGTAACCGGACGCATTCACTCAATTGAATCCTGTGGCACCGTTGACGGCCCCGGCATTCGCTTTATTACCTTTTTTCAGGGATGCCTGATGCGCTGCCTGTACTGCCACAACCGCGATACCTGGGATACGCATGGCGGTAAGGAAGTGAGCGTAGCGGAATTAATGGATGACGTACTGTCCTATCGTCACTATATCAATGCCTCCGGCGGCGGCGTGACCGCCTCAGGCGGTGAAGCCATTCTACAGGCTGAGTTTGTTCGCGACTGGTTTCGCGCCTGCCGTGCTAAAGGCATCCATACCTGTCTTGATACTAACGGTTTCGTGCGCCGTTATGATGCAGTTATCGACGAACTATTGGATGTGACCGATCTGGTAATGCTGGATCTCAAGCAGGTCAATGACGAAAGACACCAAACGCTGGTGGGCGTTTCAAACCGCCGGACGCTCGATTTTGCCCGCTATCTCACACGGCGCAACATCCGTACCTGGATACGCTATGTGGTGGTTCCGGGTTATAGCGACGATGATGCGTCGGCCCACCAGCTCGGGGAATTTACCCGCGATATGACCAATGTAGAGAAGATTGAACTACTGCCTTATCATGAGCTCGGCAAGCATAAATGGCTGGCAATGGGAGAAGCATACGGCTTGGAAGGTGTACGCCCGCCCAAAGCCGAAACGCTTGAGCGGGTAAAGCATATTCTGGAAAGCTATGGGCACAGCGTGATGTATTAACCGTGCCGCTTCGCGCTGGCGGCCTGTTAACCTACGCGTGCGCGATAGGCGTGGCCTGGCGATCGGCCTTTCGTAGCAGCATGACCAGGTAGACCAACGCCACTCCGCCAATCATGACAAACAGCAGGCTGTCGGAGTATCGCTGCATTAATAAGGAGGTCATTGCCGGACCTACCAGACTGCCCAAAGTGTAGCTTAGCAACAGCGCCTGGTTCATCGCCACCAGCTCGTGGTTTGACACGGTTTCGCAAGCCCAGGACATAGCAACCGGATATAGGGTAAATCCGGCACAGCCGAGGATAAAGAGCGAAGGAGCCATCGCGGCATTGCTTAACATGGCCAGAGCACCCATGATGATCACAAATACCTGTACACGCAGCACCAGCAGACGACCATAACGATCCGCCAACCGGCCAACCGGCCACTGGCCAATAATTCCAGCACTCACCAGTAGAGCCATCCAGTAACCGACTTCGGCATCGGTCATACCCTGATGCGAAAGGTAAAGCGGCA
This DNA window, taken from Erwinia tasmaniensis Et1/99, encodes the following:
- the pflA gene encoding pyruvate formate lyase 1-activating protein translates to MSVTGRIHSIESCGTVDGPGIRFITFFQGCLMRCLYCHNRDTWDTHGGKEVSVAELMDDVLSYRHYINASGGGVTASGGEAILQAEFVRDWFRACRAKGIHTCLDTNGFVRRYDAVIDELLDVTDLVMLDLKQVNDERHQTLVGVSNRRTLDFARYLTRRNIRTWIRYVVVPGYSDDDASAHQLGEFTRDMTNVEKIELLPYHELGKHKWLAMGEAYGLEGVRPPKAETLERVKHILESYGHSVMY
- the pflB gene encoding formate C-acetyltransferase, producing the protein MTDLNQKMAAAWEDFTPGEWQNSVNVRDFIQTNYTPYDGDEAFLTGASEATTSLWDKVMEGIKLENRTHAPVDFDTDLASTITSHEAGYINRELEKIVGLQTDAPLKRALIPFGGIKMVEGSCKVYGRELDPSLKKVFSEYRKTHNQGVFDVYTPDILRCRKSGVLTGLPDAYGRGRIIGDYRRVALYGIDMLMKDKFAQFTSLQNDLENGIDLEATIRLREEIADQHLALRQMKEMAAKYGCDISGPATTAQQAVQWTYFGYLAAVKSQNGAAMSFGRVSTFLDIYFERDLKAGTIDEREAQELIDHLVMKLRMVRFLRTPEYDELFSGDPIWATESLAGMGVDGRTLVTKSTFRFLNTLYTMGPSPEPNMTILWSEKLPQKFKQYAAKVSIDTSSLQYENDDLMRPDFNSDDYAIACCVSPMIIGKQMQFFGARANLAKTMLYAINGGVDEKLKMQVGPKEAPMMDDVLDYDKVMERMDHFMDWLAKQYVTALNIIHYMHDKYSYEAALMALHDRDVYRTMACGIAGLSVAADSLSAIKYARVSTIRDEDGLAVDFNIEGEYPQFGNNDARVDDIACDLVERFMKKIQKLQTYRNAVPTQSVLTITSNVVYGKKTGNTPDGRRAGAPFGPGANPMHGRDQKGAVASLTSVAKLPFAYAKDGISYTFSIVPNALGKNDDVRKANLAGLMDGYFHHEASIEGGQHLNVNVMNRDMLLEAMENPEKYPQLTIRVSGYAVRFNSLTKEQQQDVITRTFTQSL